The Onthophagus taurus isolate NC chromosome 2, IU_Otau_3.0, whole genome shotgun sequence genome includes a window with the following:
- the LOC111427117 gene encoding hexosaminidase D-like: MSFEIQRKYSKKVWYEKPYRVLRNPLCMVPIFLFIFIFSLYFTIQTALRENLSTGSFIRFHSHENKFKPIRFEGEKIVHLDFKGAPPKVKYLKEIFPIIAKFGATALLIEYDDMFPFQDNIEMLKSPLAYTLEEIRLIIESAENSNLKVIPLIQTFSHLEYVLKKDEFKDLREAEDYPTDICPMNPKTSLLLGNITEQILKMHPRVSMVHIGGDEVKHLGNCLRCKKEVNQKSSIYVHHIKNVAKMIINNHPDVAILIWDDFIRKIDTQELIQFNLPPYIQPVIWNYDKKMRNEITEDIILKYRDVFGSIWFAGSFKGSITRNSYITKSDHHISNIQSWLTIYRLYKNKIAINGIFLTGWQRFDHFSILCDLLPISIPSLGLTLTLLNGITTSYYNLPKEVNEILKCEEPHSVAYFGNGLAYCSYPGGKLLDTILQFHKYKYNYEVFMNNHAIVAWLNNYNIKRGMYNRKQLQKISNQINNYRRKLDTLTMDIKKEMKFIYRTEIVDEWYESYVEPIYIEIAKLINQVETLMNKTIWH; the protein is encoded by the coding sequence atgtcttttgaaatacaaagaaaatattctaaaaagGTGTGGTATGAAAAACCGTATCGAGTACTCCGAAATCCACTTTGTATGGTACCGATTTTCCTtttcatctttattttttcacTTTACTTCACCATACAAACCGCTTTACGCGAAAATTTATCAACCGGATCTTTTATTAGATTCCACTCCCacgaaaacaaatttaaaccaATTCGCTTTGAAGGTGAGAAAATCGTGCATTTAGATTTCAAAGGAGCCCCGCCGAAagtcaaatatttaaaagagatCTTCCCGATTATTGCCAAATTTGGCGCAACGGCGCTTTTAATCGAATACGATGACATGTTTCCGTTTCAAGATAACATTGAGATGTTAAAATCACCTTTAGCGTATACATTGGAGGAAATCCGCTTAATTATTGAATCCGCGgaaaattctaatttaaaagtgatacctttaatacaaacattttctcatttagagtacgttttaaaaaaagacgAGTTTAAAGACTTACGAGAAGCCGAAGATTACCCAACCGATATTTGCCCCATGAATCCAAAAACTAGTTTACTCCTTGGAAATATAACcgaacaaattttaaaaatgcatccTAGAGTTAGCATGGTTCATATTGGAGGTGACGAAGTGAAACATTTAGGGAACTGCTTAAGATGTAAAAAAGAAgttaatcaaaaaagttctATTTATGTAcatcatattaaaaatgtggcaaaaatgataataaataatcatccTGATGTTGCTATTTTAATTTGGGACGATTTCATAAGAAAAATAGATACGCaagaattaattcaatttaatttaccaCCTTATATTCAACCAGTTATTTGGAATTATGATAAAAAGATGAGGAATGAAATAACAGAAGATATTATACTAAAATACAGAGATGTTTTTGGTTCAATTTGGTTTGCTGGATCATTCAAGGGATCAATTACTCGTAACAGTTACATAACTAAATCAGACCACCACATATCCAACATCCAATCTTGGTTAACAATTTATCGTTTATACAAAAACAAGATTGCTATTAATGGAATCTTTTTAACCGGATGGCAACGCTTTGATCATTTCTCGATTCTTTGCGATCTCCTCCCAATCAGCATTCCATCACTCGGATTAACATTAACTCTTTTAAACGGAATAACTACGTCTTATTATAACCTACCAAAAGAAGTTAACGAGATCTTAAAATGCGAAGAACCTCATTCCGTAGCCTATTTTGGAAATGGACTGGCTTATTGTTCCTATCCAGGAGGAAAGTTATTAGATACCATCCTACAGTTCCATAAGTACAAATATAATTATGAAGTTTTTATGAATAATCACGCTATAGTGGCTTGGTTAAATAATTACAACATTAAAAGGGGAATGTACAACAGAAaacaacttcaaaaaattagcaatcaaatcaataattatagaagaaaactGGATACTTTAACTATGGATATAAAGaaggaaatgaaatttatttatcgaACTGAAATTGTTGATGAATGGTATGAAAGTTATGTTGAACcaatttatattgaaattgCAAAACTAATTAATCAAGTAGAAACGTTAATGAATAAAACTATTTGGCATTGA